Proteins encoded together in one Coffea arabica cultivar ET-39 chromosome 2c, Coffea Arabica ET-39 HiFi, whole genome shotgun sequence window:
- the LOC113725945 gene encoding uncharacterized protein isoform X1, whose translation MGAEAMVVVPDKRWGTWEELILGGAVLRHGTQDWNVVASELRARTLYPYCFTPQACKAKYEDLRRRYSGSNAWFDELRKRRVAELKRELEKSEDSIGSLETKIEILKAEKRHSSKADCGSNGTESPAPLLRSDGNESFGKETSKDGLSASSFTQDTSISWSLYRQIPVLVSCAGTDIKQEVSVSLEEQKDLHTNKLVETGNREGGTPRKRRGMRKRKDCNIEAKEGSIGESDNHGSTNVVSSSRCKETSTSDCDQTIRLPGRDGNTKGACQMRSDCLIGIFNSIAEYKVAFVFRHRLDSQKRARYKKIIRQHMDFDMIRSRLVSCSIHSARELFRDLLLLANNALVFYSKRTREYKSAVALRDIVLKAYRQHFKGSYNKATSASLPMRSLYNPPVKPRSARRRPSQPKQSAKLDKAEKFVVNAPKVHPKPSDPDANVPLQSLLPAKKGVKRPLKVKTASAKPQSKTPLPKDKKAARQR comes from the exons ATGGGAGCGGAGGCGATGGTGGTGGTCCCCGATAAGAGGTGGGGCACATGGGAGGAGCTTATCCTAGGAGGCGCTGTGTTGAGGCACGGTACCCAAGACTGGAACGTCGTCGCTTCCGAGCTTCGTGCCCGCACCCTCTACCCCTATTGCTTTACCCCTCAG GCCTGCAAGGCCAAGTATGAGGACCTAAGAAGGCGTTATTCTGGTTCCAA TGCTTGGTTTGATGAGCTACGAAAGAGACGAGTTGCAGAACTGAAGAGAGAACTGGAGAAATCTGAGGACTCAATTGG ATCGCTTGAGACGAAGATTGAAATTCTCAAGGCTGAGAAAAGACACTCCAGCAAAGCTGATTGTGGCTCTAATGGGACTGAATCACCTGCTCCTCTTTTAAGATCAGATGGAAACGAATCTTTTGGCAAGGAGACATCCAAGGATGGACTCTCTGCCAGTAGCTTCACCCAAGATACAAGCATTAGCTGGTCATTGTATCGACAGATTCCAGTCTTAGTATCATGTGCAGGGACAGATATTAAGCAAGAAGTTTCAGTATCTTTGGAGGAACAGAAGGATTTACACACAAATAAGCTGGTAGAGACTGGCAATAGAGAGGGAGGGACTCCGAGGAAAAGAAGAGGTATGAGGAAGAGGAAAGACTGTAACATAGAAGCCAAAGAAGGAAGCATTGGTGAGAGTGACAACCATGGGTCAACTAATGTAGTATCTAGTTCTCGCTGTAAGGAAACTTCTACAAGTGATTGTGATCAGACTATTAGGCTTCCCGGTAGAGATGGTAACACCAAAGGTGCATGCCAGATGAGAAGTGATTGTTTGATCGGCATTTTCAATTCTATTGCGGAGTACAAGGTAGCTTTTGTCTTTAGACATCGGCTTGATAGTCAG AAGAGAGCAAGATACAAGAAAATCATCAGGCAACATATGGATTTTGACATGATAAGATCTAGATTGGTCAGCTGTTCCATCCACTCAGCAAGAGAGCTCTTTCGAGACTTGCTTTTGCTTGCAAATAATGCCCTGGTGTTTTACTCAAAAAGGACACGGGAGTATAAATCGGCAGTGGCGCTGAGAGATATTGTACTGAAAGCATATCGACAGCATTTCAAGGGTTCTTATAACAAAGCTACTTCTGCATCCCTTCCAATGCGATCATTGTATAATCCTCCTGTGAAGCCACGGAGTGCCCGTCGTCGCCCAAGTCAACCCAAACAATCAGCTAAGTTGGACAAAGCTGAGAAATTTGTTGTTAACGCTCCCAAGGTACATCCTAAACCAAGTGATCCTGATGCTAATGTTCCGCTTCAGTCGTTATTGCCGGCAAAGAAAGGTGTAAAACGCCCTCTGAAGGTAAAAACTGCATCAGCTAAACCACAATCCAAGACTCCACTGCCGAAGGACAAGAAAGCTGCTCGGCAACGGTGA
- the LOC113725945 gene encoding uncharacterized protein isoform X2, translated as MYFYIFRKHVMFRSLETKIEILKAEKRHSSKADCGSNGTESPAPLLRSDGNESFGKETSKDGLSASSFTQDTSISWSLYRQIPVLVSCAGTDIKQEVSVSLEEQKDLHTNKLVETGNREGGTPRKRRGMRKRKDCNIEAKEGSIGESDNHGSTNVVSSSRCKETSTSDCDQTIRLPGRDGNTKGACQMRSDCLIGIFNSIAEYKVAFVFRHRLDSQKRARYKKIIRQHMDFDMIRSRLVSCSIHSARELFRDLLLLANNALVFYSKRTREYKSAVALRDIVLKAYRQHFKGSYNKATSASLPMRSLYNPPVKPRSARRRPSQPKQSAKLDKAEKFVVNAPKVHPKPSDPDANVPLQSLLPAKKGVKRPLKVKTASAKPQSKTPLPKDKKAARQR; from the exons ATGTATTTTTACATTTTCAGAAAGCATGTGATGTTCAG ATCGCTTGAGACGAAGATTGAAATTCTCAAGGCTGAGAAAAGACACTCCAGCAAAGCTGATTGTGGCTCTAATGGGACTGAATCACCTGCTCCTCTTTTAAGATCAGATGGAAACGAATCTTTTGGCAAGGAGACATCCAAGGATGGACTCTCTGCCAGTAGCTTCACCCAAGATACAAGCATTAGCTGGTCATTGTATCGACAGATTCCAGTCTTAGTATCATGTGCAGGGACAGATATTAAGCAAGAAGTTTCAGTATCTTTGGAGGAACAGAAGGATTTACACACAAATAAGCTGGTAGAGACTGGCAATAGAGAGGGAGGGACTCCGAGGAAAAGAAGAGGTATGAGGAAGAGGAAAGACTGTAACATAGAAGCCAAAGAAGGAAGCATTGGTGAGAGTGACAACCATGGGTCAACTAATGTAGTATCTAGTTCTCGCTGTAAGGAAACTTCTACAAGTGATTGTGATCAGACTATTAGGCTTCCCGGTAGAGATGGTAACACCAAAGGTGCATGCCAGATGAGAAGTGATTGTTTGATCGGCATTTTCAATTCTATTGCGGAGTACAAGGTAGCTTTTGTCTTTAGACATCGGCTTGATAGTCAG AAGAGAGCAAGATACAAGAAAATCATCAGGCAACATATGGATTTTGACATGATAAGATCTAGATTGGTCAGCTGTTCCATCCACTCAGCAAGAGAGCTCTTTCGAGACTTGCTTTTGCTTGCAAATAATGCCCTGGTGTTTTACTCAAAAAGGACACGGGAGTATAAATCGGCAGTGGCGCTGAGAGATATTGTACTGAAAGCATATCGACAGCATTTCAAGGGTTCTTATAACAAAGCTACTTCTGCATCCCTTCCAATGCGATCATTGTATAATCCTCCTGTGAAGCCACGGAGTGCCCGTCGTCGCCCAAGTCAACCCAAACAATCAGCTAAGTTGGACAAAGCTGAGAAATTTGTTGTTAACGCTCCCAAGGTACATCCTAAACCAAGTGATCCTGATGCTAATGTTCCGCTTCAGTCGTTATTGCCGGCAAAGAAAGGTGTAAAACGCCCTCTGAAGGTAAAAACTGCATCAGCTAAACCACAATCCAAGACTCCACTGCCGAAGGACAAGAAAGCTGCTCGGCAACGGTGA